In Helianthus annuus cultivar XRQ/B chromosome 3, HanXRQr2.0-SUNRISE, whole genome shotgun sequence, a single window of DNA contains:
- the LOC110932742 gene encoding uncharacterized protein LOC110932742 → MDTKLHPAVTVSSVTNIIPIKLEMDTGHWPSWSELFKTTCKAYQVHDHLLPRPPPATPAAADKDKQSDADAAWERLDSIVLQWIYGTISQDLIHTIVEPDKNRTAHQAWTTLENLFQDNKSARALHLRHRFTNTRLENFQSIFAYCQELKTLSDQLASVGHPVDNDGLVLQLIAGLTEQYESIGTLLQAREPLPPFYTARSKLCMVESRKAENTLHASKTASTALNTSTRSTSSQQVTEPTYDRSRGRGRNQWGRGQPSYNSWSNPFPPY, encoded by the coding sequence ATGGACACGAAACTGCACCCTGCCGTTACTGTGTCCAGTGTTACCAACATCATCCCCATCAAGCTCGAGATGGACACCGGCCACTGGCCGTCTTGGTCAGAACTCTTCAAAACCACCTGCAAAGCCTACCAAGTTCATGATCACCTTCTCCCTCGCCCACCACCCGCTACCCCTGCTGCCGCTGATAAAGACAAACAGTCGGACGCCGACGCCGCATGGGAAAGGCTGGATTCCATTGTCCTTCAATGGATATATGGCACAATTTCTCAGGACCTTATCCATACCATTGTTGAACCCGACAAGAACCGCACCGCTCATCAAGCATGGACCACtcttgaaaatctttttcaagACAACAAGAGTGCCCGTGCTCTCCACCTGCGCCACCGCTTTACGAATACTCGTCTTGAGAACTTCCAAAGCATCTTCGCGTACTGCCAAGAGCTTAAAACACTGTCCGATCAGTTGGCCAGCGTCGGTCACCCGGTCGATAATGATGGACTCGTCCTACAACTTATTGCAGGACTCACTGAACAATATGAGAGCATCGGTACCCTTCTTCAAGCTCGGGAACCCCTACCACCGTTTTACACGGCTCGCTCAAAACTATGCATGGTTGAATCACGTAAAGCCGAAAACACTCTCCATGCATCTAAAACTGCTAGCACGGCTCTAAACACCTCTACTCGCTCCACCTCCTCCCAACAAGTCACTGAGCCCACCTATGACCGCTCCCGCGGACGAGGAAGAAACCAATGGGGACGTGGACAACCCTCTTACAATTCTTGGTCCAACCCTTTCCCACCCTACTAG
- the LOC110935541 gene encoding beta-glucosidase 18: MNDIMIGFVLLLLLVAAQASINGDTIKRSDFPDGFLFGVSTSAYQIEGAYLEDGKSVNNWDAFSLSPSNIEDGGNGFVADDHYHRYLEDIETIQSLGVDAYRFSISWARILPRGRFGEVNPNGILFYNKILNDLLLRGITPFVTIYHFDFPQELQERYGSWLSPLMQEDYVHFAETCFKNFGDRVKHWITINEPNLFTQMAYKNGKYPPARCSPPFGNCSAGNSDVEPLIVVHNMLLAHGKAMKIYRRNYQQKQGGIVGIVVDCLMYEPLTDNDLDQEAANRGLAFYIGWVLDPLIFGDYPSEMRQYLGNQLPRFSSAESNFMKDGIDFIGVNHYTTAYAKDCINSTCSLTGNRAINGFVDTTRERDGIPIGEPTGIEVLRVVPRGMREMIEYLKKRYDNKPMFVTENGYSEPLAENENQNVLQDNKRVEYHKMYLSSLAQAISDGADVRGYFVWTLMDDFEWVHGYLPTFGLHYVDRETLNRIPKLSAKWYQDFLNPRYIREYIS, from the exons ATGAATGATATAATGATTGGTTTTGTGCTACTGTTGTTGCTTGTAGCAGCACAGGCATCAATCAATGGAGATACTATAAAAAGATCAGATTTCCCAGATGGGTTTCTGTTTGGAGTCTCTACTTCCGCCTATCAA ATTGAAGGGGCTTATCTTGAAGATGGTAAAAGTGTCAACAATTGGGATGCTTTTTCGCTCTCGCCAAGCAACATTGAAGATGGGGGGAACGGATTCGTTGCCGATGATCACTACCATCGCTACCTG GAGGATATAGAGACCATACAGTCTCTTGGTGTAGATGCTTACCGCTTCTCTATATCGTGGGCTAGAATTCTTCCAA GAGGAAGATTTGGTGAGGTTAATCCAAATGGGATTTTGTTCTATAACAAAATATTAAATGATCTTTTACTGAGAG GAATTACACCATTTGTAACAATTTACCATTTTGATTTCCCTCAAGAACTTCAAGAGCGATATGGGTCGTGGCTCAGCCCGTTAATGCA GGAAGATTATGTCCACTTTGCAGAAACATGCTTCAAGAACTTTGGTGACAGAGTAAAGCATTGGATCACTATCAATGAGCCAAATTTATTTACACAAATGGCCTATAAAAATGGAAAGTATCCTCCTGCCCGTTGTTCACCACCGTTTGGCAATTGCTCAGCTGGAAATTCAGACGTCGAGCCTCTAATTGTTGTGCATAACATGCTATTAGCACATGGAAAGGCTATGAAGATATACCGAAGAAATTATCAG CAAAAACAAGGTGGGATAGTTGGCATTGTTGTAGATTGTTTAATGTATGAGCCTCTGACAGATAATGATCTTGATCAAGAAGCTGCTAACAGGGGTCTCGCTTTCTATATTGGCTG GGTGTTGGACCCGCTAATTTTTGGTGATTACCCATCGGAGATGCGCCAGTATCTTGGAAATCAACTGCCAAGATTTTCCAGTGCAGAAAGTAACTTTATGAAAGACGGTATTGACTTTATTGGGGTCAACCATTACACAACTGCATATGCAAAAGATTGCATTAATTCTACTTGTAGTTTAACGGGAAACCGCGCAATTAATGGCTTTGTGGATACGACTAGAGAACGTGATGGTATTCCAATTGGTGAACCG ACGGGAATAGAAGTATTGCGCGTAGTTCCAAGAGGCATGCGGGAAATGATAGAGTATCTAAAGAAGAGATATGACAACAAACCCATGTTTGTCACTGAAAATG GGTATTCTGAACCGTTAGCGGAAAATGAAAATCAGAATGTACTTCAAGACAACAAGCGCGTAGAATATCACAAAATGTACTTGTCTTCTTTGGCCCAAGCAATCAG TGATGGTGCTGATGTAAGAGGATATTTTGTGTGGACACTTATGGATGATTTTGAATGGGTTCATGGGTACCTTCCCACATTCGGGTTGCACTATGTTGATCGCGAAACACTAAATCGGATCCCCAAGTTGTCTGCAAAATGGTATCAAGATTTTTTGAACCCGCGATATATTAGAGAATATATTAGTTAG
- the LOC110932740 gene encoding uncharacterized mitochondrial protein AtMg00810-like, whose translation MTDEYHALIKNETWELTPRLPNMNVIRSMWLFKHKFKSDGSLERYKARLVCDGRLQQVGIDCGDTFSPVVKPATIRTVLSIVLSQNWKIYQLDVTNAFLHGHLQETVYMYQPMGFRNKDFPNHVYRLKKFLYGLKQAPRAWYQRFTDYVITLGFVQNTLRATLLSHLASEFAMKDLGPLSFFLGLSVKRYKSTMFLSQQAYAQEIIERAGMSSCNPVHTPIDSHSKLSSAFGTDFHDPTLYRSLAGALQYLTFTRPDISYEVQQICIHMHAPKTGHWNALKRIIRYIYGTTTFGLTLGPSKDPHLIAYTDADWAGCPDTRRSTSGFCVYYGDNLLSWSSRCQATISRSSAEAEYRGIANVVAERIGDILASLAGW comes from the exons ATGACTGATGAATACCATGCTCTTATCAAGAATGAGACATGGGAATTAACACCGAGGTTGCCAAACATGAATGTCATTCGAAGCATGTGGTTATTTAAACACAAGTTTAAATCTGATGGGTCGTTAGAACGTTACAAGGCGAGGCTAGTGTGTGACGGTCGCCTTCAGCAGGTTGGTATTGATTGTGGAGACACTTTTAGTCCGGTTGTTAAACCGGCAACCATACGTACGGTACTATCCATTGTTTTGTCACAAAATTGGAAAATATATCAGCTAGACGTTACGAATGCGTTTTTGCATGGTCACTTACAAGAGACCGTATACATGTATCAACCCATGGGGTTTCGGAATAAGGATTTTCCGAATCATGTCTATCGGCTTAAGAAGTTCTTATACGGTTTGAAACAGGCACCAAGGGCGTGGTATCAACGGTTCACTGATTATGTTATCACCTTGGGGTTCGTGCAAA ACACCTTACGGGCCACTCTCTTGTCTCATCTAGCGTCCGAGTTTGCTATGAAAGATCTCGGGCCCCTTAGCTTCTTTCTCGGCCTCTCAGTAAAGAGATACAAAAGCACCATGTTCCTCTCACAGCAAGCATATGCACAGGAAATCATTGAACGAGCGGGCATGTCCTCCTGTAACCCAGTGCACACACCTATTGACTCCCACTCCAAGCTTAGTTCGGCCTTTGGCACCGATTTTCACGACCCCACTCTATATCGTAGTCTCGCAGGTGCCCTTCAGTATCTGACGTTCACCAGGCCAGACATCAGTTATGAGGTCCAGCAAATCTGTATCCACATGCATGCCCCAAAAACCGGCCATTGGAATGCCCTCAAACGTATAATTCGGTACATTTATGGCACTACTACTTTCGGCCTGACACTTGGTCCTTCTAAAGACCCACACTTAATTGCTTATACTGATGCCGATTGGGCCGGTTGCCCTGACACACGACGTTCTACTAGTGGGTTCTGTGTTTATTATGGTGATAATTTGCTATCATGGTCTTCGAGATGCCAAGCAACGATCTCTCGTTCTAGTGCAGAGGCTGAATACCGTGGCATTGCCAATGTTGTTGCCGAA CGTATTGGCGATATACTTGCAtcgttagcgggttggtaa
- the LOC110935542 gene encoding COP1-interacting protein 7 translates to MDSRIRLDYALFQLTPTRTRCDLIICAGDCKEKLTSGLLEPFVSHLKFAKDEASKGGYSITLSAPDSASWFTKSTLERFVRFVSTPEVLERFVTIENEIKNIDCSINNNNASSDSQSIYGLDEHFNKSTFSYKHEDNTTDTLHEEDPKFHLQRVLETRKAVLQKEQAMVYARALVAGFETDILQDLICFADAFGSPRLRDACLNFIELCNTKSEDRVWMDEVAAMQAYSRSQYAYLEDDLGQELRINVPNSNFVTNKPNGSVDGISNESHHPQYMHSYQGGPMFHPSYQGYPFPYYQGNHPWPPGMEDSRSRGRRSRKKRSQDLTQDGKFDSSDSSSGSDSGSYKRSSKKKVIIKNINYITSAKDEESEHESDATHEGQKVTQQWNIFQNLLMKDVDDKESMEEYVSHKFDDPNTVPSVNQPEFTNVSSTIGKHEEKDWYMRSRPDKEVHERSRDIFEDHIEVVESTKDVLVEYPMTVQDRSLNEYDSRFKTHDSFMIPQSNLAQKKVEAARVNEPNDLHMVLGRDAAGQQAVPAWTPEMESDSTNSKIVKMDSPEVNNSKTKALVQKGLEKKGSTIEAKSKALAGSRKKTPIATKTTLMRGRSEKEEEKRKRMEELLAQRQKRIAERSASTAKTAKNNKLKAQLATKNDKTKAGQQTAKNNNPKAQVPTKNDKTKAQQTAKSDKPKAQLTTKNDKPKAQQTPNNDTRKAQIASRDMKSSNKRVIRSSTIDRLSAARVVNPKAISTKSKPDNKPMKPPTKKHGEPKSVQKPTKVSAKENGISRTLLSQKAAKAETKKVKPDRIKPLEKNIVSKNSYGPKKKTLDHNKPKQLPKASEIKKTGNGAAADIGSSTPAYSDHTKSVGETLHNNTSSVVQKDVTVSDSNGGSSSKAVTFKFNEDINEGKKSSIAKVKHEISPVMESSTKKKWSTLETSSKALSGFKKLLSFGRRS, encoded by the exons ATGGATTCGAGAATTCGGTTAGATTATGCTCTGTTTCAGCTCACCCCTACGAGAACAAG ATGTGATTTGATTATATGTGCTGGTGATTGCAAAGAAAAGCTTACATCTGGACTATTGGAACCTTTTGTTTCTCATCTCAAGTTTGCCAAAGATGAGGCTTCAAAAGGGGGTTACTCCATAACACTTTCTGCACCTGATTCTGCTTCCTGGTTCACCAAATCCACACTTGAAAG ATTTGTGAGGTTCGTAAGCACGCCGGAGGTTCTTGAAAGATTCGTCACGATTGAGAATGAGATCAAGAACATAGACTGCTCCATAAACAACAACAATGCATCATCAGACTCACAAT CTATCTACGGTTTGGATGAGCACTTCAACAAATCAACTTTTTCTTACAAG CATGAAGATAACACAACTGATACCCTCCATGAAGAAGATCCCAA GTTTCATCTTCAGCGTGTTCTGGAAACTAGAAAGGCGGTACTTCAAAAAGAGCAAGCAATGGTCTATGCACGCGCTTTAGTTGCAGGGTTCGAGACAGATATCCTACAAGATCTCATATGTTTCGCGGATGCGTTTGGATCTCCTCGTTTAAG GGACGCATGCTTAAACTTCATCGAATTGTGTAATACAAAGAGCGAAGATAGAGTCTGGATGGATGAGGTGGCAGCAATGCAGGCGTACTCTCGTTCACAATACGCTTATCTGGAAGATGATCTTGGTCAAGAACTTAGGATTAACGTCCCAAatagtaattttgttaccaacaAACCGAATGGTTCCGTTGATGGCATAAGTAACGAAAGTCATCATCCGCAGTATATGCATTCTTATCAAGGGGGGCCCATGTTTCACCCTTCATATCAAGGGTACCCCTTTCCATATTATCAAGGGAATCATCCGTGGCCTCCGGGTATGGAAGATTCTAGAAGTAGAGGGAGACGTTCACGCAAGAAAAGATCACAAGATTTGACCCAAGATGGTAAGTTTGACTCTAGCGATTCTAGTTCTGGAAGTGATTCCGGTAGCTACAAAAGGAGTTCGAAGAAGAAagttataataaaaaatattaactACATCACTTCTGCCAAAGATGAAGAATCGGAACACGAATCTGATGCCACTCATGAGGGCCAAAAGGTAACACAGCAGTGGAATATCTTCCAGAACCTTCTAATGAAGGATGTGGATGACAAAGAGTCCATGGAGGAATACGTTTCCCATAAGTTTGATGATCCGAATACTGTTCCATCTGTAAATCAACCTGAGTTTACCAATGTATCATCCACCATTGGAAAACATGAAGAAAAAGATTGGTATATGAGAAGCCGGCCAGATAAAGAAGTTCATGAGAGAAGTAGAGACATTTTTGAAGACCATATCGAGGTTGTGGAAAGTACAAAAGATGTTCTTGTAGAATATCCTATGACAGTTCAAGATCGATCTTTAAACGAATATGATTCACGGTTTAAAACACATGACAGTTTCATGATTCCGCAGAGTAATCTGGCCCAGAAAAAGGTTGAAGCTGCACGTGTCAATGAGCCGAACGACCTGCACATGGTGCTTGGAAGAGATGCGGCTGGCCAGCAAGCTGTGCCAGCTTGGACTCCAGAAATGGAGTCAGACAGTACTAATAGTAAGATTGTTAAAATGGATTCTCCTGAAGTCAACAACTCAAAGACGAAAGCTTTGGTTCAGAAAGGTCTTGAAAAAAAAGGTTCCACTATTGAAGCAAAGTCGAAAGCTTTAGCTGGATCAAGAAAGAAGACACCTATCGCGACCAAAACAACATTAATGAGGGGTAGATCAGAGAAG GAGGAAGAAAAAAGAAAGAGAATGGAGGAATTATTAGCTCAACGTCAAAAAAGAATTGCTGAAAGAAGTGCTTCTACTGCCAAGACAGCAAAGAACAATAAGCTGAAAGCCCAACTAGCAACGAAGAACGATAAGACAAAAGCCGGCCAACAGACAGCCAAGAACAATAACCCAAAAGCCCAAGTACCGACGAAGAACGATAAGACAAAAGCCCAACAGACAGCAAAGAGCGATAAGCCGAAAGCCCAACTGACTACAAAGAACGATAAGCCAAAAGCCCAACAGACACCAAATAACGATACGCGAAAAGCCCAGATTGCATCACGAGACATGAAAAGTTCAAATAAGAGAGTCATAAGGAGTTCCACCATTGATCGCTTGTCTGCGGCACGTGTAGTTAATCCAAAGGCGATATCTACTAAATCAAAGCCTGATAACAAACCTATGAAACCACCCACCAAAAAGCATGGTGAACCAAAATCTGTTCAAAAGCCTACTAAAGTGTCCGCCAAAGAGAATGGTATATCGCGAACTTTGTTATCCCAAAAGGCAGCTAAAGCGGAAACGAAGAAAGTAAAACCAGATAGAATTAAACCTCTAGAAAAGAACATCGTTTCAAAGAATTCATATGGACCGAAAAAGAAGACCCTTGATCACAACAAACCCAAGCAATTGCCAAAAGCATCCGAAATCAAGAAAACTGGCAATGGGGCTGCTGCTGACATTGGATCATCTACACCTGCATACTCAGATCACACAAAAAGTGTGGGTGAAACATTACATAATAACACATCTTCGGTTGTTCAAAAAGATGTCACTGTTTCAGACAGTAATGGTGGATCAAGCAGTAAAGCTGTTACTTTTAAATTTAATGAGGATATTAATGAAGGTAAGAAAAGCTCTATTGCCAAAGTGAAGCATGAAATTAGTCCTGTGATGGAAAGCAGTACCAAGAAGAAATGGAGCACTCTTGAAACCTCAAGTAAAGCTCTCAGTGGTTTTAAAAAGCTTCTGTCTTTTGGCAGGAGGAGTTGA